A single genomic interval of Chryseobacterium paludis harbors:
- a CDS encoding organic hydroperoxide resistance protein, with protein sequence MNNDQKTAGIEKVLYTAKTHTTGGRQGNSKSDDGNLDLLLSPPGSSIPGTNPEQLFAAGWSACYIGALGLAAKKLGTAIPSDTHVDAEVDLGMNGGDFLLQARLTVSLPGLDRNIAEQLTDLAHQTCPYSKAIYGNINVTTTII encoded by the coding sequence ATGAACAACGATCAAAAAACGGCAGGAATAGAAAAAGTATTATACACTGCAAAAACACACACTACAGGAGGGAGACAGGGAAATTCCAAAAGTGATGACGGAAATTTAGATCTCCTACTATCTCCTCCGGGATCAAGCATTCCAGGAACCAATCCAGAACAGCTTTTTGCCGCAGGCTGGTCAGCATGCTACATTGGGGCACTAGGATTAGCTGCTAAAAAATTAGGCACAGCCATTCCTTCTGATACTCACGTTGATGCGGAGGTTGATCTGGGAATGAATGGTGGAGATTTTCTTTTACAGGCTCGCCTCACTGTTAGTCTACCAGGTTTAGATAGAAATATTGCAGAGCAATTAACAGATCTTGCGCATCAGACCTGTCCTTATTCCAAGGCAATCTATGGGAATATTAATGTAACGACCACTATTATTTAG
- a CDS encoding serine hydrolase domain-containing protein, with amino-acid sequence MKYQLALMLFTFLYLFGFGQEQQLSVDKTKYEIKQKTNEYFSALTSLKQFNGNVIIAKDGDIILKKTYNLSGGPKGLKVKKNSRFIIASVSKVFVKYGILKLVEEKKVSLDDPLSKFIPDFPEGNKITINHLIHHQSGLPREIKDYEKFDKLTGEQIIELAKKEKLLFEPGTKTLYSNIGFLILHYIIGKTAPNGYLAFIKKEIFDPIGLKSTNEYNSKKLSKKFVRGFDNEDGKIVMASAKDLDRFETGNYVSTINDLYLFSKKGFNGKHLQKALIKELFDENEVLAQAGGRPGYRAYFYKNRKTGFDFLFVSNYTGIPIQQVTEDIVKIFDGKPYQVPTAIKRVKINLSEAIMKRYEGKYILEVDQTQYLIINVKDGKLYITDKNGGVTEGVPDSETTFFFDPASNDGLIFTLNKDTGVYELEMISDGLHLKTKKVN; translated from the coding sequence ATGAAATATCAACTTGCATTGATGCTTTTTACATTTTTGTATTTGTTTGGCTTCGGCCAGGAGCAGCAGCTTTCTGTCGATAAGACAAAATATGAAATAAAACAGAAAACAAATGAGTATTTTTCAGCATTAACAAGCTTAAAACAGTTTAATGGAAATGTGATCATTGCAAAGGATGGAGACATTATTCTTAAAAAAACCTACAACTTATCCGGTGGACCAAAAGGTTTAAAGGTGAAGAAGAATAGTAGATTTATTATAGCATCTGTATCTAAAGTATTTGTAAAATATGGAATACTGAAGCTTGTTGAAGAAAAGAAAGTATCTTTAGATGATCCACTGTCTAAGTTTATTCCCGATTTCCCCGAAGGAAATAAAATCACCATAAATCATTTAATACACCATCAGTCAGGACTGCCTAGAGAAATTAAGGATTATGAAAAATTTGATAAACTAACCGGTGAACAAATCATTGAACTGGCGAAAAAAGAAAAACTTTTATTTGAACCGGGAACTAAAACACTATATTCAAATATTGGTTTTTTAATCCTCCATTATATTATTGGTAAAACGGCACCTAACGGATATCTGGCATTTATAAAAAAGGAAATATTTGATCCTATTGGTCTAAAGAGTACAAATGAATACAATAGTAAAAAGCTTTCCAAAAAATTTGTACGGGGATTTGATAATGAAGATGGTAAAATAGTAATGGCTTCAGCAAAAGATCTTGATCGGTTTGAAACAGGTAATTACGTTTCAACAATTAATGATCTGTACCTTTTTTCTAAAAAAGGTTTTAACGGGAAACATCTTCAGAAGGCTCTTATTAAAGAACTATTTGATGAAAATGAAGTATTGGCTCAAGCAGGAGGCCGGCCAGGATATAGAGCTTATTTTTATAAAAATAGGAAAACGGGCTTCGACTTTCTTTTTGTCAGTAACTACACCGGAATTCCAATTCAGCAGGTTACAGAAGATATTGTGAAGATATTTGATGGAAAGCCATATCAGGTTCCCACTGCAATAAAAAGAGTAAAGATCAACCTTTCAGAAGCAATAATGAAAAGATATGAGGGTAAATATATCTTAGAGGTCGACCAAACTCAATATCTGATCATTAATGTAAAAGACGGAAAATTATACATTACAGATAAAAATGGTGGGGTGACTGAAGGGGTTCCTGATTCTGAAACCACTTTCTTCTTTGATCCGGCTTCAAATGATGGACTGATATTTACTTTGAATAAAGATACAGGAGTTTACGAGCTCGAGATGATATCAGATGGACTTCACCTGAAAACTAAAAAGGTAAATTAA